One segment of Candidatus Hydrogenedentota bacterium DNA contains the following:
- the rsmB gene encoding 16S rRNA (cytosine(967)-C(5))-methyltransferase RsmB, with amino-acid sequence MPVDPVRDAAVDVLLRVFERNVYLDASLDKTQRRKKLSERGRRFLGMLVYGTVRHRTLCDYILQQHCHQPLNELPLPVLIILRMAVYQSLFCDQVTPPAMVHTSVDLARARTHAGLGRMVNAVLRRIPQTLEAAGLPDPAQDLPKFLKIRYSIPKWLVRQWIAQFGEEGAAALCAASDTPADSILRVNTLKTTKDALRANLEKSGCLVTDDVPLPDALRVVQGGGLSRTKWFQQGHFFLQDTASMLPALLLEPKPGERVLDMCAAPGGKTTHLAELSGGNAHIVAMDASRRRLWKVLENIERLETPGIALICGDGAAPPLQDGFDRILVDAPCSGLGTLRRHPDIKWRMTPESIADLGAIQRDLLRSAVKLCKNGGTIVYSVCTFTPEETAAVVQPLLDEGAITPEDGQEYLNSWKTAQGMYQSLPSNGAWDGFFLTRFRKRS; translated from the coding sequence ATGCCCGTCGATCCCGTCCGCGACGCCGCGGTTGACGTCCTGCTGCGTGTCTTCGAGCGCAACGTATATCTCGACGCCTCGCTGGATAAGACACAGCGCCGGAAGAAGCTCTCCGAACGCGGGCGGCGCTTTCTCGGCATGCTCGTCTACGGCACAGTGCGCCACCGCACGCTCTGCGACTATATCCTCCAGCAGCACTGCCACCAGCCCCTGAACGAACTGCCGCTTCCGGTCCTGATCATCCTGCGCATGGCGGTCTACCAGTCCCTGTTCTGTGACCAGGTCACGCCGCCAGCCATGGTCCACACCTCGGTGGATCTGGCGCGCGCGCGCACCCACGCCGGACTCGGGCGCATGGTGAACGCGGTGCTGCGGCGGATTCCGCAAACCCTCGAAGCGGCCGGCCTCCCCGATCCGGCGCAGGATCTGCCCAAATTTCTCAAGATCCGGTATTCCATACCGAAATGGCTCGTCCGCCAATGGATCGCGCAGTTTGGCGAGGAAGGCGCCGCCGCCCTCTGCGCCGCCTCCGACACACCGGCGGATTCCATTTTGCGCGTCAATACCCTGAAAACGACCAAGGACGCCCTCCGCGCCAACCTCGAAAAGTCCGGCTGCCTGGTGACGGATGATGTGCCCCTGCCGGACGCGCTGCGGGTCGTTCAGGGCGGCGGCCTCTCGCGGACGAAATGGTTCCAGCAGGGCCACTTCTTCCTCCAGGACACCGCTTCGATGCTGCCCGCGTTGCTTCTGGAACCAAAACCGGGGGAACGGGTATTGGACATGTGCGCCGCGCCGGGCGGGAAGACAACCCATCTCGCGGAGCTTTCGGGCGGCAACGCGCACATTGTGGCGATGGACGCCAGCCGGCGCCGCCTCTGGAAGGTGCTGGAGAACATCGAGCGCCTGGAAACGCCCGGAATCGCGTTGATTTGCGGCGACGGCGCGGCCCCGCCCCTTCAGGACGGCTTTGACCGCATCCTCGTGGACGCCCCGTGCAGCGGGCTTGGAACCCTGCGGCGGCATCCGGACATTAAATGGCGCATGACCCCGGAGTCGATCGCGGATCTGGGCGCCATCCAACGCGATCTATTGCGATCGGCGGTCAAGCTCTGCAAAAATGGCGGGACTATCGTCTATTCCGTCTGCACCTTTACCCCCGAGGAAACAGCCGCCGTCGTTCAACCGTTGCTGGACGAAGGCGCCATTACACCCGAAGACGGCCAGGAGTATCTCAATTCGTGGAAAACAGCGCAAGGAATGTATCAGAGCCTCCCATCAAACGGAGCGTGGGACGGATTCTTCTTGACGCGGTTTCGGAAACGATCCTGA
- the fmt gene encoding methionyl-tRNA formyltransferase has translation MRVVFLGTPAIAVPTLQAVEALHDVAAVVCQPDKPQGRSNRPVPPPVKEAALKLDIPVHQPAKLNDGTFEAWLRDLKPEVCVIAAYGRLLKQPLLDIPPHGWINLHPSLLPKYRGPSPIRSAILHGDTETGVSIMRLVLEMDAGDVLMQEKVVIGENENAVELADRLGKLGADLMLKSLRQIEEGTAVFTPQDHARAVECRMFEKADGRIRWGAAAREIHNLVRAAQPWPIAHCHLGGEVYRIHETRLAEGKATAEPGAVEEILKDRIIVATGNGRIAITELQAPGKRAMAAGDFLRGHKLGPGDAFTDIT, from the coding sequence GTGCGCGTCGTCTTCCTTGGTACGCCGGCGATTGCCGTCCCCACCCTTCAGGCCGTCGAGGCCCTCCACGACGTGGCCGCCGTCGTGTGTCAGCCCGACAAGCCGCAGGGCCGGAGCAACCGTCCCGTCCCTCCCCCGGTGAAGGAAGCCGCGCTTAAGCTCGATATTCCCGTGCATCAGCCGGCGAAGCTCAACGATGGGACCTTTGAGGCCTGGCTCCGCGACCTGAAGCCGGAGGTCTGCGTGATTGCCGCCTACGGACGCCTGCTGAAACAGCCCCTGCTCGATATTCCGCCGCACGGCTGGATCAACCTGCACCCGAGCCTCCTGCCCAAATACCGTGGACCCTCCCCCATCCGCTCCGCCATCCTCCATGGCGATACCGAAACCGGTGTATCCATCATGCGCCTCGTGCTGGAGATGGACGCGGGCGATGTGCTGATGCAGGAGAAGGTGGTGATCGGCGAAAACGAAAACGCCGTGGAACTCGCCGATCGCCTGGGCAAGCTGGGCGCCGACCTCATGTTAAAAAGCCTGCGGCAAATCGAAGAGGGCACGGCGGTCTTTACCCCGCAGGATCACGCCCGCGCGGTGGAGTGCCGCATGTTCGAGAAGGCCGACGGGCGCATCCGGTGGGGCGCGGCGGCCCGCGAAATCCACAATCTCGTGCGCGCGGCCCAGCCCTGGCCCATCGCCCACTGCCACCTCGGTGGCGAGGTCTACCGCATCCACGAAACCCGGCTCGCCGAAGGCAAGGCAACCGCCGAACCGGGAGCGGTCGAGGAAATCCTGAAGGATCGCATCATTGTCGCCACCGGAAACGGACGGATTGCCATCACGGAACTGCAGGCCCCCGGCAAGCGCGCCATGGCGGCGGGTGATTTCCTGCGCGGCCATAAGCTGGGCCCCGGCGACGCCTTCACGGATATCACCTGA
- a CDS encoding YbaB/EbfC family nucleoid-associated protein, which yields MGKMGAMIKQAMEMKAKMEEVKEELANERVEASSGGGMVNVVMTGKMELVSIKIDPEIINPEDPEVLETLIQAAVNEGVHKAQDLVKAKMSEMAGGIDIPGLTS from the coding sequence ATTGGCAAAATGGGCGCCATGATCAAACAGGCGATGGAGATGAAGGCGAAGATGGAAGAAGTCAAGGAGGAACTCGCCAACGAGCGGGTGGAAGCTTCCTCGGGCGGGGGAATGGTAAATGTCGTGATGACGGGCAAGATGGAACTCGTGTCCATCAAGATCGACCCCGAAATCATCAACCCCGAAGACCCCGAGGTGCTTGAAACGCTGATCCAGGCCGCCGTCAACGAGGGCGTCCACAAGGCCCAGGATCTCGTCAAGGCCAAGATGAGCGAAATGGCCGGCGGGATCGATATCCCCGGATTGACCAGCTAG
- a CDS encoding heme-binding protein — MSDISLEQANRVVAAAVKKAEAINTKMDIAVVDAGANLKAFVRMDGAWLGSIDIAQKKARTARFFDMNTGTIGELSQPGGSLYNIEHSNGGLITFPGGVPLKNASGEIIGAIGVSGSSVEDDHAVAEAGAAAL; from the coding sequence ATGAGCGACATTTCCCTCGAACAGGCCAACCGGGTCGTAGCGGCGGCGGTGAAAAAAGCCGAGGCGATCAACACCAAGATGGACATCGCGGTGGTGGACGCGGGCGCCAACCTCAAAGCCTTCGTGCGGATGGACGGCGCCTGGCTCGGCAGCATCGATATCGCCCAGAAGAAGGCGCGCACCGCACGCTTTTTCGACATGAACACGGGCACGATTGGCGAGTTGAGCCAGCCCGGCGGGTCGCTCTACAACATTGAGCACTCGAACGGCGGCCTGATCACCTTCCCGGGCGGCGTGCCGCTGAAAAACGCGAGCGGCGAGATCATCGGCGCAATCGGCGTCTCCGGTTCCTCCGTGGAAGACGATCACGCCGTGGCCGAGGCCGGCGCCGCCGCGCTGTAA
- the hemN gene encoding oxygen-independent coproporphyrinogen III oxidase, translating to MQESLEVTRELLDRYDRPGPRYTSYPTAPEWSHEFGEADYLRALANAAERADEPLSIYVHLPFCWERCHFCGCNVVISKHPEVSEKYLQYVYKEIGMVARRLGNRKTVKQLHWGGGTPTYQSVEQIKALHGVLAREFEFAPDAEIALEVDPRVTSSEQLETLRALGFNRISMGVQDLDPKVQATINRNQTEAQTRALFGKCRELGFEGINIDLIYGLPDQTPEGWTRTVEAVIDIRPDRLAVYSYAHLPDQIKHQRKMDDHLRPTGAEKYDLFAIARRLFVAAGYRIIGMDHFALPTDELAVALDERRLHRNFMGYTVVPAEDMVAFGVSGIGEVGGAYAQNEKRPAMYYKALDADTLPVLCGTWLTEDDQVRRWVIRQLMCNFYLSFQALSERFGVDYDAYFADEESRLQEFYQEQFLAREGDSIRVLPLGQAFIRNVAMVFDAHLKKPAHFTKFSRTI from the coding sequence ATGCAGGAGAGCCTGGAGGTAACCCGAGAGCTACTGGACCGATACGACCGGCCCGGCCCGCGATATACCAGCTACCCGACCGCGCCGGAATGGAGCCACGAGTTTGGCGAGGCGGACTACCTTCGGGCGCTGGCGAATGCGGCGGAGCGGGCGGACGAGCCGCTCTCGATTTACGTTCACCTTCCCTTCTGCTGGGAACGTTGCCATTTTTGCGGTTGTAACGTCGTCATTTCGAAGCACCCCGAGGTCTCCGAGAAGTACCTGCAGTACGTGTACAAGGAGATCGGGATGGTGGCGCGGCGGCTGGGGAACCGGAAGACCGTCAAGCAACTCCACTGGGGCGGCGGCACCCCGACGTACCAGTCCGTCGAGCAGATCAAGGCGCTGCATGGGGTCCTGGCGCGCGAGTTCGAGTTCGCGCCCGACGCCGAGATCGCGCTTGAGGTCGATCCGCGGGTTACGTCCAGCGAGCAGCTCGAGACGCTCCGCGCGCTCGGCTTCAACCGCATCAGCATGGGCGTGCAGGACCTCGACCCCAAGGTTCAGGCGACGATCAACCGCAACCAGACGGAAGCGCAGACCCGGGCGCTGTTCGGGAAATGCCGCGAGCTGGGTTTTGAGGGCATCAACATCGACCTCATTTACGGGCTCCCGGATCAGACGCCGGAGGGCTGGACGCGCACCGTAGAGGCCGTGATTGATATCCGGCCCGATCGGCTGGCCGTGTACAGCTATGCGCACCTGCCGGATCAGATCAAGCACCAGCGGAAGATGGACGATCACCTGCGGCCGACCGGCGCGGAGAAGTATGATCTCTTCGCCATTGCACGGCGGCTCTTCGTCGCCGCGGGCTACCGCATTATCGGGATGGACCATTTCGCGCTGCCGACGGATGAACTTGCGGTTGCGCTGGACGAGCGGCGGCTGCACCGGAATTTCATGGGCTACACGGTCGTGCCGGCGGAGGATATGGTGGCGTTTGGCGTTTCCGGGATTGGCGAAGTGGGGGGCGCCTACGCGCAGAACGAGAAGCGCCCGGCGATGTACTACAAGGCCCTCGACGCCGATACGCTGCCGGTGCTCTGCGGGACCTGGCTCACGGAAGACGATCAGGTGCGCCGCTGGGTGATCCGGCAGCTCATGTGCAATTTCTACCTGAGTTTTCAGGCGCTTTCGGAACGCTTCGGCGTTGATTACGATGCCTATTTCGCGGATGAAGAGTCGCGGCTGCAAGAGTTCTACCAGGAGCAATTCCTGGCGCGCGAGGGCGACAGTATCCGCGTGCTGCCTCTGGGCCAGGCTTTTATCCGGAATGTGGCGATGGTGTTCGACGCGCACTTGAAGAAACCGGCGCATTTTACGAAGTTTTCTCGGACGATTTAG
- the hemG gene encoding protoporphyrinogen oxidase has translation MTEPRKVVVIGGGITGLCAGYYAMKRHGRDAVAVLEAGPTPGGTAYTETVDGFTFEKGPNGFLDKEPKTLQWVRDLDLENRVVKANTLAARRFIYRNGALHEVKPPPAFLASKLLSLQGRLRLLGEPFIPQRVSEEEESIWDFAARRIGAESADTLVSPMVSGIFGGDAKQLHLASCFPRMAAMEAEHGGLVKAMLAKRKQKGSGQGSAMGPGGTLTSFNGGMAVLIDRAAEELGASLRLNTPAARIERADGVYRVQIEGGETLEAESVIVAAPAHVAAGLTHDLDADLGAALSEIPYASMTVVCTGYERKAIGHDLHGFGFLVPRTQQKRILGCIWTSTLFPGRAPKDKAILRTMIGGATDPGAVELDDEAFLAILREELFPMLDIQADPVVYRIYRWEKAIPQYTFGHQARLRRIEAAEARHPGLRFAGNSYRGVGINDCVLSALRALGEEVP, from the coding sequence ATGACCGAACCACGGAAAGTTGTCGTTATTGGTGGCGGCATTACGGGATTGTGCGCGGGCTACTACGCGATGAAGCGTCACGGGCGGGACGCGGTTGCCGTGCTGGAGGCGGGACCGACGCCGGGCGGCACGGCGTACACCGAGACGGTCGACGGATTCACCTTTGAAAAAGGCCCCAACGGCTTTCTAGACAAGGAGCCGAAGACACTCCAGTGGGTTCGCGATCTGGACCTGGAGAACCGCGTGGTGAAGGCCAACACGTTGGCGGCACGCCGCTTTATTTACCGGAATGGCGCGCTACACGAAGTTAAGCCGCCGCCCGCGTTTCTGGCGTCGAAGTTGCTCTCGCTCCAGGGCCGCTTGCGTCTGCTCGGCGAGCCCTTCATCCCGCAGCGGGTGTCCGAGGAGGAAGAGTCCATCTGGGATTTCGCCGCGCGGCGTATCGGCGCGGAGTCGGCGGATACCCTGGTATCGCCGATGGTCAGCGGGATATTCGGCGGCGACGCGAAGCAGCTGCACCTGGCCTCGTGTTTTCCGAGGATGGCGGCGATGGAGGCGGAGCACGGCGGCCTGGTGAAGGCGATGCTGGCGAAGCGCAAGCAGAAGGGGTCGGGCCAGGGCTCGGCGATGGGCCCTGGGGGAACACTGACCAGTTTCAATGGCGGCATGGCGGTGTTGATCGATCGCGCGGCGGAGGAGCTCGGAGCGAGCCTGCGCCTCAACACGCCTGCGGCCCGAATCGAACGCGCGGACGGCGTGTATCGCGTCCAGATCGAGGGCGGCGAGACCCTGGAGGCGGAGTCGGTCATTGTCGCGGCGCCGGCGCACGTGGCGGCCGGCCTGACGCACGATCTGGACGCCGATCTCGGTGCGGCGCTTTCGGAAATCCCCTATGCCAGTATGACCGTGGTCTGCACCGGTTACGAGCGGAAGGCCATAGGCCACGATCTGCACGGTTTCGGATTTCTGGTTCCGCGCACCCAGCAGAAGCGCATTCTGGGCTGCATCTGGACTTCCACGCTCTTCCCGGGGCGCGCGCCGAAGGACAAAGCGATTCTGAGGACGATGATCGGCGGCGCGACCGATCCCGGCGCGGTGGAACTGGACGACGAGGCTTTTCTCGCGATCCTCCGCGAGGAATTGTTCCCGATGCTCGATATCCAGGCCGATCCCGTTGTTTACCGGATTTACCGCTGGGAAAAAGCGATTCCCCAATACACCTTTGGGCACCAGGCCCGCCTGCGGCGCATTGAAGCGGCGGAGGCGCGCCACCCGGGCCTGCGCTTCGCCGGCAATTCTTATCGCGGCGTGGGGATCAACGACTGCGTGTTGTCCGCGTTGCGCGCGCTGGGGGAAGAAGTCCCCTGA
- a CDS encoding transposase yields the protein MSPHQNPFLDPSQPHMMTCTVLHWIPVFTREETVSIALDGLAYLAGEGLEVHAYVVLDNHLQLIARSRNLDKSMIRFKQNTGRQLLKYLADHDVRVILDQFAFHRDAGQDERDVAFWQEGMHPELIISDRMMREKIEELHANPVKRGYVDEPEHWRFSSARDYAGGKGLIPIVPWDLGGRG from the coding sequence ATGAGCCCACACCAGAACCCATTTCTCGATCCGTCGCAACCGCACATGATGACGTGCACCGTGCTGCACTGGATTCCCGTGTTCACCCGGGAGGAAACGGTTTCCATCGCGCTGGACGGATTGGCGTACCTTGCGGGCGAGGGGCTGGAGGTGCATGCCTACGTCGTGCTGGACAACCACCTGCAGCTGATCGCGCGCAGCCGGAACCTGGACAAGTCGATGATTCGCTTCAAGCAGAACACCGGCCGCCAGCTGCTCAAGTACCTGGCGGACCACGACGTTCGGGTCATTCTGGACCAGTTCGCGTTTCACCGCGATGCCGGGCAGGACGAGCGGGATGTCGCCTTCTGGCAGGAAGGGATGCACCCGGAACTGATCATCAGCGACCGGATGATGCGCGAAAAGATTGAGGAGCTTCACGCCAATCCGGTTAAACGCGGTTATGTGGATGAGCCTGAGCACTGGCGCTTCTCCAGCGCGCGGGATTATGCGGGGGGGAAAGGGCTCATCCCGATCGTGCCTTGGGACTTGGGCGGGCGCGGGTAG
- a CDS encoding arginine N-succinyltransferase, translated as MSDATPTPAETPVPPAKGARRFGCVHVLAVILAGLLLSVLASAWWVKRNVYASPFRTTELNAREQAEFEAKVAQLEAAGGAAPAPGREVAVPEAYSEEGANREIRITEKELNALIDKNPQWADRVAIDISPDLLSLVLLVPVDPEFPIIGGTTARITAGATLRFENDQPVVIVRGISIGGIPLPSAWMGDLKNKDLIQEYGGQGGFWDGLARGVEAIKLEEGNLYLKLRE; from the coding sequence GTGAGTGACGCTACACCTACACCCGCCGAGACCCCAGTTCCGCCCGCGAAGGGCGCGCGCCGCTTTGGCTGCGTGCATGTTCTGGCCGTGATCCTGGCCGGGCTGTTGTTGTCCGTGCTCGCGAGCGCGTGGTGGGTCAAGCGGAATGTCTACGCGTCGCCCTTCCGCACCACAGAGCTGAACGCGCGGGAGCAGGCGGAATTCGAGGCGAAAGTCGCGCAACTTGAGGCGGCGGGCGGCGCGGCGCCGGCGCCGGGGCGGGAGGTCGCGGTTCCGGAGGCGTATAGCGAGGAGGGCGCGAACCGGGAAATTCGCATTACCGAGAAAGAACTCAATGCGCTGATCGACAAGAACCCGCAGTGGGCGGATCGGGTGGCGATCGACATTTCGCCGGACCTGCTGAGCCTCGTCCTGCTCGTGCCGGTCGATCCGGAATTCCCCATTATCGGCGGCACGACGGCGCGGATTACGGCGGGCGCGACGCTCCGCTTTGAGAACGACCAGCCGGTGGTCATTGTCCGCGGTATCAGTATCGGCGGGATTCCGCTGCCGTCGGCGTGGATGGGCGACTTGAAGAACAAGGATCTGATCCAGGAGTATGGCGGGCAGGGTGGCTTCTGGGATGGCCTGGCGCGCGGCGTCGAGGCGATCAAGCTCGAAGAGGGCAACCTTTATTTGAAACTCCGGGAATAG
- a CDS encoding SLC13 family permease, producing the protein MGLSGDQWFTLGVLAAALGLFVWGRWRYDLVAIAALLAVVMWGLVPPEEAFAGFGHPAVVTVACVLVLGQGLQSSGAVDVLARRLLPSSAGPSASILALSALAALLSGFMNNVGALALLMPVAIQLAGKHDLPPGRVLMPLAFASILGGTTTLIGTPPNLIVSGFRQAEGAGGFGMFSFAMVGAPLALAGVAFIGLAGWRLVPGRKQPAGGSFETGSYLSEVRVKEGSKAAGKRIREIDQLLDESDAQIVGLVRHEVRLSAPNPGRIVRAGDILVIEIDPESISSALSGLGLGLEEDRKSKKREQEGEEAGPDAGPDSGEDGGEEAREAESGAPGDIVIQELVVAPGALIASRSATDIELRTRYGINLLAISRQGRRSIKRLRSTRLKPGDVLLLQGAEEALAGFASQFGCLPLAARGIRVPRKGEALAAALVMACAVAAVVAGWFPASVAFAAGALAMVLAGVVPVRSIYTSVDWPVVVLLGAMLPVAGAMASTGAADVIARLVLDSLAGGNAIVALALLLIATMLLTDLMNNAATTAVMCPIALSSASQLGVNGDTFLMAVAVGASCAFLTPIGHQNNTLILGPGGFRFGDYWRLGLPLDVIVVGLALPLLLWAWPLG; encoded by the coding sequence TTGGGGCTATCCGGCGATCAGTGGTTTACTCTCGGGGTCCTTGCGGCCGCGCTCGGGCTGTTTGTCTGGGGCCGGTGGCGCTACGACCTCGTGGCCATCGCGGCCCTGCTTGCGGTGGTGATGTGGGGGCTTGTGCCGCCGGAAGAGGCCTTCGCGGGCTTCGGGCACCCGGCTGTGGTCACGGTGGCCTGTGTGCTGGTGTTGGGCCAGGGCTTGCAGAGCAGCGGCGCGGTGGATGTGCTCGCGAGACGCTTGCTACCCTCCTCCGCCGGCCCGTCCGCGAGCATACTGGCGCTCTCGGCGCTGGCCGCGCTTCTCTCGGGCTTCATGAACAACGTGGGCGCGCTGGCCCTGCTGATGCCGGTGGCGATCCAGCTTGCGGGCAAGCACGACCTGCCGCCGGGCCGGGTCTTGATGCCGCTGGCGTTCGCTTCGATCCTCGGGGGGACGACAACGCTGATCGGGACGCCGCCCAATCTGATCGTATCGGGGTTTCGCCAGGCCGAGGGGGCCGGGGGCTTCGGCATGTTCAGCTTTGCAATGGTGGGCGCGCCGCTGGCGCTGGCGGGGGTGGCTTTTATCGGCCTGGCGGGCTGGCGTCTGGTTCCGGGGCGCAAACAGCCGGCGGGCGGTAGCTTCGAAACGGGATCGTATCTGAGCGAGGTGCGCGTAAAGGAAGGCAGCAAGGCCGCCGGCAAGCGCATCCGCGAAATCGACCAACTTCTGGACGAGTCCGACGCGCAGATTGTCGGCCTGGTCCGTCACGAGGTGCGGCTGTCGGCCCCGAATCCGGGGCGCATCGTTCGCGCGGGGGATATTCTCGTCATTGAAATCGACCCGGAGTCCATTTCGTCCGCGCTTTCGGGGCTGGGGCTCGGGCTGGAGGAAGACCGGAAGTCCAAGAAGCGGGAGCAGGAAGGCGAGGAGGCCGGGCCGGATGCGGGGCCGGATTCCGGGGAGGATGGGGGGGAGGAAGCGCGGGAGGCGGAGTCCGGGGCCCCGGGCGATATCGTTATTCAGGAACTCGTCGTGGCGCCGGGCGCGCTGATCGCTTCCCGATCGGCTACCGATATCGAATTGCGGACGCGCTACGGGATCAATCTGCTCGCGATTTCGCGTCAGGGCCGCCGGTCCATCAAGCGACTTCGTTCCACCCGGCTCAAGCCCGGCGACGTGTTGCTCCTTCAGGGCGCGGAGGAGGCGCTGGCCGGCTTCGCCTCCCAGTTTGGCTGCCTTCCGCTGGCCGCGCGGGGAATTCGCGTTCCGCGGAAGGGCGAGGCGCTGGCCGCGGCCCTTGTGATGGCTTGCGCGGTTGCCGCCGTGGTTGCGGGGTGGTTCCCCGCTTCCGTTGCATTCGCCGCGGGCGCCCTGGCGATGGTCCTGGCCGGGGTTGTGCCGGTCCGTTCCATCTACACGTCCGTGGACTGGCCGGTGGTGGTGCTGCTGGGGGCGATGTTGCCGGTGGCGGGGGCGATGGCCAGCACTGGGGCGGCGGATGTTATCGCGCGCCTGGTGCTTGACTCGCTGGCGGGCGGCAATGCCATTGTGGCGTTGGCGCTGCTGCTCATTGCGACCATGCTGCTGACGGATCTGATGAACAACGCCGCGACGACGGCGGTCATGTGCCCGATAGCGCTCAGCTCCGCGTCGCAACTCGGGGTGAACGGGGATACGTTTCTCATGGCGGTGGCTGTGGGCGCGTCGTGCGCGTTTCTGACGCCGATCGGCCACCAGAACAACACGCTGATCCTCGGCCCGGGCGGCTTCCGGTTTGGCGACTACTGGCGGCTCGGGCTGCCGCTGGACGTGATTGTCGTGGGCCTCGCGCTGCCGCTTCTGCTGTGGGCGTGGCCGTTGGGGTAG
- a CDS encoding YcxB family protein, with the protein MPELTARFTLTGEDYEAYLRHFYRHTRAGRRHVRRLYLLGVALFLFFVGLEYDHPKFGIHHPAYFTAYLMISAALLGGAYWYCIHRIWPIIAQGAIKRSPQKGMFTDTTITVTDEHLAIKTPMGEGSLAWSHVTEVAETDEFIFLFTGGINAFIIPKRGFEAPEGAREAADAIRARTA; encoded by the coding sequence ATGCCCGAACTTACCGCCCGATTCACCCTGACCGGCGAAGACTACGAAGCCTACCTGCGCCACTTCTACCGCCATACCCGTGCGGGGCGTCGGCACGTCCGGCGGCTCTACCTGCTCGGCGTGGCGCTCTTCCTGTTCTTCGTCGGCCTCGAATACGACCACCCGAAATTCGGCATCCACCACCCCGCCTATTTCACCGCGTACCTGATGATTTCCGCCGCGCTGCTGGGCGGGGCCTACTGGTACTGCATCCACAGGATCTGGCCCATTATCGCACAGGGCGCCATCAAGCGCTCGCCGCAGAAGGGCATGTTCACCGACACCACCATTACCGTGACGGACGAGCACCTGGCCATCAAAACCCCGATGGGCGAAGGCAGCCTCGCCTGGAGCCACGTCACCGAAGTGGCCGAGACCGATGAATTCATATTCCTCTTCACCGGCGGCATAAACGCCTTCATCATCCCGAAACGCGGCTTCGAAGCGCCGGAAGGAGCCCGGGAAGCGGCGGACGCCATTCGCGCCCGAACCGCGTAA